In a single window of the Trichoderma breve strain T069 chromosome 6, whole genome shotgun sequence genome:
- a CDS encoding ureD urease accessory protein domain-containing protein, whose product MTSPFPKSTSRPGDGRIVVRLLPAGGSGLETISYQYPLKLISPSPTVAQKSALVFLLSYGGGLVGGDGVNLTIRVHKGSSLSLVTQGHTKIFKSPSPEIVTSQRLQVQIDEDAAICLLPDPVQPFEDSVYEQVQVFNLANRASLCLLDWVTQGRIARGENWSFRSWKGRNEVWTQASDPAQKERLLIRDNIILNRGGSQPIGLSLKDTMQKMSILGTLILRGPVMAPIGDFFMREFAALPRIGSRDFRSKEDQERDSKEMPEFEQWRSRRIDMERQQGVLWSAAQVRGCVIVKFGAASVEAGRSWIGTMLAREGSIAAYFGRSALMCVEP is encoded by the coding sequence ATGACATCGCCGTTTCCCAAGTCAACTTCTCGCCCTGGTGATGGCCGCATTGTCGTGAGACTGCTTCCAGCTGGAGGCAGCGGCCTCGAGACCATCAGCTACCAATACCCTTTGAAATTGATCTCGCCCTCGCCCACAGTGGCCCAGAAAAGCGCCTTGGTCTTTCTCCTATCATACGGAGGTGGCCTGgttggcggtgatggcgtcAATCTCACTATTCGTGTCCATAAAGGATCGAGCCTCAGCCTAGTCACTCAGGGCCACACCAAGATATTCAAGTCTCCCTCGCCAGAAATCGTTACAAGCCAGAGGTTACAAGTGCAgatcgatgaagatgctgcaATCTGCCTGTTACCGGATCCTGTCCAGCCATTTGAAGACAGCGTGTACGAGCAGGTTCAAGTCTTTAACCTGGCCAATCGGGCATCGTTATGCCTCCTGGATTGGGTGACGCAAGGTAGGATAGCACGCGGAGAGAATTGGAGTTTCAGGAGCTGGAAAGGGCGCAACGAAGTTTGGACACAAGCATCGGACCCGGCACAAAAGGAGAGACTCCTAATCAGGGACAATATCATCTTGAACCGAGGTGGAAGCCAGCCAATTGGTTTGTCACTGAAAGACACGATGCAGAAAATGAGCATACTGGGCACACTTATTCTCCGCGGACCGGTCATGGCACCCATTGGAGACTTCTTCATGAGAGAATTCGCTGCTCTTCCACGAATAGGATCTCGCGACTTTCGCTCAAAAGAGGATCAAGAGAGGGACTCGAAGGAAATGCCAGAGTTTGAGCAGTGGCGATCACGAAGAATCGACATGGAAAGACAGCAGGGGGTGCTTTGGTCAGCGGCTCAGGTTCGAGGATGTGTCATCGTCAAGTTTGGGGCTGCTTCTGTTGAAGCTGGACGATCATGGATTGGGACAATGCTGGCAAGAGAAGGAAGCATAGCCGCGTATTTCGGGCGTTCAGCTCTCATGTGTGTTGAGCCTTGA
- a CDS encoding RNA polymerase III RPC4 domain-containing protein: MVRGRATGRGVGRGSAAASSRSQTEGADDSNQLSSNAAPTANMGLAESSNDQGASSQSAASTARRGATSARAARGAASTGRFRPKNVRRDESERDALAQQEQQKASDRAADERRARGRSRFRSKRSRGDAMGSRGGGFGRPVGGASGPFSSGMGGPGGTAGGGWFGAGGGGGGGGGFARTGKFEGKPGSGFGFASEGGFRETRINADKLHTMAHDEDLDSEDEAMLAALHSRPGGVMPMGILRREHKEAPVVVATTAELEAAEKALDEEESLWVDGEAPGSLPPADQPEEGDWNTSAKRAAKVKKEPTDDTMDLDVDIKPADEGKLPLAKIKAKKPMAQDPEENMIRTDLSLLASELGAITINGDGEEKADETGNKDGRLYLFQFPPLLPPLKQVAAPQPRIKVKEEEQHSASLHATPLSVSSTATPVDLTQQGEEEEEESDEEDEEQERRNGFRSQALSNGGLIGRLNVRKSGKVELDWGGRILEMSPAAGMNFLTTAVIVEESDEKPQNGVTTGESIGMGKIMGRFVLAPIWNEEEEWEVAPEELDIGAMNQ, translated from the exons ATGGTTCGTGGCAGAGCTACCGGTAGAGGCGTGGGCAGAGGCAGTGCGGCCGCCTCGTCAAGATCTCAGACCGAAGGCGCGGACGATTCAAATCAGCTGTCCAGCAACGCAGCGCCAACAGCAAACATGGGATTGGCAGAGTCAAGCAACGATCAGGGCGCTTCATCACAatcagcagcctcaacagcccGGAGAGGTGCTACATCCGCACGGGCGGCGCGCGGTGCAGCTTCGACCGGCAGATTCAGACCCAAGAACGTTCGACGAGATGAGTCAGAGCGAGATGCGCTGGCCCAGCAGGAACAGCAGAAGGCGAGCGACAGAGCCGCAGACGAGAGGCGCGCCAGGGGCCGGTCACGATTCCGCAGCAAAAGAAGTCGTGGTGATGCTATGGGAAGCAGAGGAGGCGGCTTCGGGCGGCCAGTAGGCGGAGCCAGCGGGCCCTTTTCTTCAGGGATGGGAGGTCCAG GCGGCACAGCTGGTGGAGGTTGGTTtggtgctggcggcggcggtggcggcggtggtggtttCGCAAGAACTGGTAAATTCGAAGGCAAGCCTGGCTCTGGGTTCGGATTCGCCAGCGAGGGGGGCTTCCGAGAAACGAGAATCAACGCCGACAAACTTCACACAATGGCACACGACGAAGACTTGGACAGCGAAGACGAAGCCATGTTGGCTGCACTTCATTCCCGGCCAGGGGGCGTCATGCCCATGGGCATACTCCGACGAGAACACAAGGAAGCACCCGTGGTTGTTGCTACGACTGCGGAATTAGAGGCGGCGGAGAAGGCGTTGGACGAAGAGGAAAGCCTCTGGGTCGATGGTGAAGCACCCGGATCATTACCACCGGCCGATCAACCCGAAGAAGGCGACTGGAATACGAGTGCCAAAAGGGCAGCTAAAGTCAAGAAGGAGCCGACAGATGATACCATGGACCTGGATGTTGATATCAAGCCTGCAGATGAGGGCAAGCTGCCTTTGGCCAAGAtaaaggccaagaagccgaTGGCTCAGGATCCTGAGGAGAATATGATTCGTACGGATTTGAGCCTTCTGGCAAGCGAACTCGGCGCAATCACGATCAACGGAGACGGCGAAGAGAAGGCAGACGAGACTGGTAACAAGGATGGTCGACTATATCTCTTCCAATTTCCCCCACTGCTCCCGCCCTTGAAGCAGGTTGCCGCCCCCCAGCCTCGCATtaaagtcaaagaagaagagcaacacTCTGCTAGCTTGCATGCGACCCCCTTAAGCGTGTCATCTACCGCTACACCCGTCGACCTCACACAacaaggcgaagaggaggaggaggagtcagatgaagaggatgaagagcaagagcgCAGAAACGGTTTTAGGTCTCAGGCACTTTCCAACGGCGGTCTTATCGGCCGGCTCAACGTCAGAAAATCCGGCAAGGTGGAGCTGGACTGGGGAGGCCGCATCCTTGAGATGAGCCCTGCGGCAGGCATGAACTTCCTCACGACGGCCGTCATCGTTGAGGAGTCGGATGAGAAGCCACAAAACGGCGTCACGACAGGCGAGAGCATCGGCATGGGCAAGATTATGGGTCGCTTTGTGCTCGCGCCGATATGgaacgaggaggaggagtgggaAGTCGCGCCTGAGGAGCTCGACATTGGGGCCATGAATCAATGA